In Halorubrum sp. PV6, a single window of DNA contains:
- a CDS encoding PAS domain-containing protein, with amino-acid sequence MGLRGDILDYLACRDDEAARDRLDGLVARYELEPELRDDDADTAGSDASRDPASGADDPPLGDADRRRIDRVRALDTAPVGVTLCGPAYRDTPILYANRTFRALTGYSLEALRGENPRLLQGPRTEPESVAALREAVSIWEPVTVEVWNHRRDGTPFLNRVSLRPLPGADGTITHWAAVQEAVAEPTDRDPRDER; translated from the coding sequence ATGGGCCTCAGAGGCGACATTCTCGATTATCTCGCGTGCCGCGACGACGAGGCGGCTCGCGACCGACTCGACGGTCTGGTGGCTCGGTACGAACTCGAACCCGAGTTGCGCGACGATGACGCGGACACCGCCGGAAGCGACGCGAGCCGCGACCCCGCGAGTGGAGCCGACGATCCGCCCCTCGGCGACGCCGACAGACGCCGCATCGACCGCGTTCGCGCCCTCGACACCGCTCCGGTCGGTGTCACCCTGTGTGGCCCGGCGTACCGCGACACGCCCATCCTCTACGCGAACCGGACGTTCCGCGCGCTGACGGGCTACTCACTGGAAGCGCTCCGGGGCGAAAACCCGCGACTGCTCCAGGGGCCGCGCACGGAGCCGGAGTCGGTCGCAGCGCTGCGCGAGGCCGTGTCCATCTGGGAGCCGGTCACCGTCGAGGTGTGGAACCACCGCCGCGACGGGACGCCGTTTTTAAACCGCGTCTCGCTGCGACCGCTTCCCGGCGCCGACGGGACCATCACTCACTGGGCCGCGGTGCAGGAGGCGGTCGCGGAACCGACCGACCGAGACCCCCGCGACGAGCGCTGA
- a CDS encoding sensor domain-containing protein: MVSLRSPSAIPVVGVLVDGRTYVHLLYLLIAIPLGAVYSSLFSFGFAFGIAFSVVLVGLVILLATLVAARLAAGVERWLANRLLGTDLTRYDDLADDPPGALAGVRKYVEAASTWRAVGFISLKFFVTVFAIIPLFALANGLSLLSAPIRYPYVATFGESNGEPITWAIGTLPESLLAVSVGFVGVLVALHVTNLVAYASRQMAIALLGEPAAAEGGATGDDPETTEEGATGDEPTASSPSSGFAPADADESESEFVPADAVEPESDGDSDRDEIGS, encoded by the coding sequence ATGGTCTCCCTCCGTTCACCCTCCGCCATCCCAGTCGTCGGCGTGTTAGTCGACGGTCGCACGTACGTCCACCTGTTGTACCTCCTGATCGCGATTCCGCTCGGGGCCGTCTACTCCTCGCTTTTCTCGTTCGGATTCGCGTTCGGGATCGCCTTCTCCGTGGTGCTCGTCGGCCTCGTGATCCTGTTGGCGACGCTCGTGGCCGCCAGACTCGCGGCCGGCGTCGAGCGCTGGCTCGCGAACCGGCTTCTGGGCACGGACCTGACGCGATACGACGACCTGGCCGACGACCCGCCCGGCGCGCTCGCGGGCGTCAGGAAGTACGTCGAGGCCGCGTCGACGTGGCGAGCGGTCGGGTTCATCTCGCTGAAGTTCTTCGTCACCGTCTTCGCGATCATCCCCCTGTTCGCGCTCGCGAACGGGCTCTCGCTGCTTTCCGCCCCGATACGGTACCCGTACGTGGCCACTTTCGGCGAGTCCAACGGGGAACCGATCACGTGGGCGATCGGCACGCTCCCCGAGTCGCTGCTCGCGGTTTCGGTCGGTTTCGTCGGGGTACTCGTGGCGCTTCACGTGACGAACCTCGTCGCGTACGCCAGCCGGCAGATGGCGATCGCGCTCCTCGGGGAGCCGGCGGCGGCCGAGGGGGGCGCGACCGGAGACGACCCAGAGACGACCGAGGAGGGCGCGACCGGAGACGAACCCACCGCGTCGTCTCCATCCTCGGGGTTCGCCCCGGCGGACGCCGACGAGTCGGAATCGGAGTTCGTCCCGGCGGACGCGGTCGAGCCGGAGTCGGACGGCGACTCGGACCGCGACGAAATCGGCTCCTAA
- a CDS encoding SRPBCC family protein, with the protein MDELVVSTEVYADPEDVYAFLLDFPQYANYSEYLREVRTMRGDGGPGTRYALTFAWWKITYTAHSHVTGVEPPERIDWEITKDIDAGGCWRVTPPESADDADGTDDSPTDQPCEVALEVAFDPGSASSDALDLPRLVSFDWVLKKAIPLIRGEAERVVERAVRDLEGSTRDVDLDVYVDSARI; encoded by the coding sequence GTGGACGAACTCGTCGTGAGTACGGAGGTGTACGCCGACCCCGAGGACGTGTACGCGTTCCTGCTCGATTTCCCGCAGTACGCCAACTACTCCGAGTACCTCCGCGAGGTGCGAACGATGCGAGGCGACGGCGGTCCGGGGACTCGCTACGCGCTGACGTTCGCGTGGTGGAAGATAACGTACACGGCCCACTCGCACGTGACGGGCGTCGAACCGCCGGAACGGATCGACTGGGAGATCACGAAGGACATCGACGCCGGCGGGTGTTGGCGCGTGACGCCGCCCGAGTCGGCGGACGACGCCGACGGTACCGACGACAGTCCGACCGATCAGCCCTGCGAGGTCGCGCTCGAAGTGGCGTTCGACCCCGGCTCCGCCAGTTCGGACGCGCTCGATTTGCCGCGGCTCGTCTCGTTCGACTGGGTACTTAAAAAGGCGATCCCCCTGATCAGAGGCGAGGCCGAGCGCGTCGTCGAGCGCGCGGTCCGTGACCTCGAAGGGTCGACGCGAGACGTGGACCTGGACGTGTACGTCGACTCGGCGCGGATCTGA
- a CDS encoding metal-dependent hydrolase translates to MVSTVVHAAFALALAAGLLGEHYDRRALAVVLAVVLLPELDSFLGPVMPGAHRTVGHNLVFPAAVALLLYYDTRLRSVSVLRRRLARWTSERRAERWIAVAWVAIFVHVFAHVALDWVHLDGVNALWPLRDRFYALSGEILLSSTDGFTQTFVDVRVDPATGSRQIDAGAGGTTATVHVSNPVEPRAPSEVADEPVDRRFPVASAGWRLYLIGVGLFTLVARRLQSADPRQ, encoded by the coding sequence ATGGTCTCGACGGTCGTCCACGCGGCGTTCGCGCTCGCGCTCGCAGCCGGGCTGCTCGGCGAGCACTACGACCGTCGCGCGCTCGCGGTCGTCCTCGCGGTCGTCCTGTTGCCGGAACTCGACAGCTTCCTGGGGCCGGTGATGCCGGGCGCACACCGAACGGTCGGGCACAACCTCGTGTTCCCGGCGGCGGTCGCGCTGCTGCTCTACTACGACACGCGGCTCCGGTCTGTGTCGGTGCTCCGCCGGCGACTCGCTCGGTGGACCTCGGAGCGACGCGCCGAGCGGTGGATCGCGGTCGCGTGGGTCGCCATCTTCGTTCACGTGTTCGCCCACGTCGCGCTCGATTGGGTCCACCTCGACGGCGTGAACGCGCTCTGGCCGCTCCGAGACCGGTTTTACGCCTTGTCCGGCGAGATTCTGCTCTCGTCGACGGACGGGTTCACGCAGACGTTCGTCGACGTGCGGGTCGACCCGGCGACGGGGAGCCGCCAGATCGACGCGGGCGCAGGCGGCACCACCGCCACGGTCCACGTGAGCAATCCCGTCGAGCCGCGCGCGCCCAGCGAGGTCGCCGACGAGCCGGTCGACAGGCGGTTTCCGGTCGCGAGCGCCGGGTGGCGGCTCTACCTGATCGGCGTCGGCCTGTTCACGCTCGTCGCGCGGCGGCTACAGAGCGCGGACCCGCGTCAGTAG